GGAGTGTTTGGCCCAAGGAAAGACAGATAGTTGGGGAATCCAGCGACTCCGGTCCCCATATATGAGACGGGATCGGACTCCCATAGCTGACGTAGGTCAACTCCATTCCTTCCTACAACAGGAATGCGAGGTCGAAAGCTCGTATCGAAACCAGTCGCAGCAATGAGTACGTCGGCTTCATGCAATGTGTTCGAGGTCTCGCTGGCTCCGTCAGATGTGCCTACAGTCACCACGCCTGTCGGCTTGATACATAGGATAGGGTCAAAGATAGGCTGCACATTCTGCTCTTGCAAGGCACTGAGATACGGCGCCGAAGGGTTGATCCTGCGACAGCCCACCTCAAATTCCGGGATCAACTTTTGCTGGAGTTCCGGATCGCGAATCAATTCTCGCATGTATTCGTCGAAGCGATTCTTCAGAACCTTCTGAGCTGGGTCGCCCTTGAAAAACGCCGCAAACATGCCGTTGAAGTTCGCTTCCATTTCCTTCCGAGTAATAAGAGAGTGGTTTGCATCCTCGCGAAAGCGACGCTTCTCCTCTGCCGTATACAAGGGATTAGCACCACGGCCAGGAGGTAGGCCGACTGGTGGAGCAATCCATGATGGCGTGCGGATGTAGATATCTACAGATTTGCATGTTGACTGGATCGCTGGCAGGATCTGCACGGCACTCGCACCAGCACCGATAATAGCAATCCGTTTGTCTTTCAAAGCTGCCTTGTTGTCCCATGCAGCAGAATGTAGGATCTTTCCAGAGAAATCATGGATGCCTGGGATGTCTGGCAGCTTGTAATTATTGAGTATGCCGCCTGCGTTAACGAGAATTTCGGCCTCGTACGCTCCCGCAGCATCTCCTTCAACACCTACGTGCCAGATTCCCGCCTCCTCGTCCCACCGAGCCTCTGTCACTCGGCTGTTATAGGTGATGTATTTGTCGAGCCCAAATGTCTTGCAGACATGCTTGAGATATTGATGGATCTCTGATGAACTTGCGTAGCTACTTGGAAGTTAGAGCAAGTTTCGTCAGGACCGCAACCCATGCTTGACATAACTCACAACCGTGACCAGTCAGGGTTTGGTGCGAAACTGTATTGGTAAACATGGCTCGGCACGTCACACGCACAGCCTTTGGAGTGGTATCAGTGTGCGTGCTCGATCTTTGCTTTCTGCGATGGATGAACCACGCACCTGGATATCTATTTTCGTACCAGGTTCCTCCAAGATCCGGTGACTTCTCAAAGACCTGAAATTCTATGTGGTCGTTCAAGTGCAGTTGCAATTTGTATACTGGCGGACACAAAAGTCATGAGTAAGGTGCAACAAGTGGTATTAGGGGGGCACGTTACACATTAATATCCCAGAAACCCTGCCGAGCAAATGGAGGTAAGTATTGTGCGATTCTCTTCAAAAGGAGCATCTGGACATACCCGGCACCAATGACAATACATCGCGTCTTGGTAGATCTGGCCTTGTGCGCACCATTGCCATTTGTTGTTTCCCGTGTCATAGTCTCAACAATCGAGCTGAATATCTTCGAGTAGTATGTCCTCAACGTGATGAAATTTTGTGAAGTAGAAAGCGTGTTTCAATCTGGCGCGAAAGATCACCAAAGTTATTCAGTCACATCGAGATGCACGCTCCGGCCATTAGACGCCCACTGAGCTTGGGCCCTATCTTCGACCCACTAATGTCCTCGCATCGATAAAAGACAGTTTAGTACATGGAACCATGATGCAGTGCATCTGTGCGAAATGTCGTTCACCTAAGATCCGCCGGTGTCCCGCATCCGACAGCTGAGATAGGAGTGTCAACAACGTCAAAGGTAGTTAGACCTTCCGCTAAAGGTCCTGCCGAGCATAAGGCAAGACTGTGAATAATCTTGTCCAAGGCATGTGCCGTTATCTACTAGCGGTATCAAGCCCAGTCTGGTGGCGCGTGTCGTTCGCTAACCCCCACTCATCTTGGCCCCACAATATCGAAATCCTGGGGACCTCTGCGGATCCGTGTCTGGAAACGCTGGCCTAACGGAGTATATCGGGCTTACTTACCCAGGCCTGCATGGGTGGGTATATCATGTGGGGAAAATGAGACCCGAGGTCGGGGCCAATCTATGTCTGGAGCTGAAGTCTTTATCGGAACCAGACCTAGGGGCAGAACAGACACGGAAGACTATCGCTGAGCGAATTTTAGATACTGGCTTTGAGCTAGATTATTTAAACATTGCTAGTCTTGAGGCAGTGGTCATAGGTTTTATCGCAGCTGTCTGTCTCGACCGGAACCAATTGATATACTACTCCAGAAGCAGTGGCCTCAATACAACTGGGAGGATGTCATCCAGTCCAGCTATGGTAAAATCTGAAAAGAAGCAAGCAATGACCGACTATCCAGAAGAACCTTTGAAGCGTCCTACATCGAACATAGTCGGCACCGTAGAAACCGCAGCAGAGGGGAACATCGACCTTTTGGTAGGCGAGGATGACAATCCCGCTCTTGCTGCTAAAATTCACCTAATCAACGATGTAAGTTAACTCCAAAAAGACGAGAACACTGTCGAGCACATGGCCTCGGTAAAGATTTGCTTGCTGACTACGTAATGCAGGCTATTGATGAGATTGGCTGGACCGGTTTCCACTGGAAGCTCTTCTTCCTGAACGGCTTCGGCTATGCTGTCGATTCGATGGTACTTATACTCCAGGGAATTATTGCCAACCAGGCATACTTGGAAATTGGTGACGGCGGTTACCAGACTGGCCTAACGTTTGCTCTCTACGCTGGCCTCTTAGTTGGTGCCCTGTTCTGGGGTTTTGGAGCCGACATCATTGGCCGTCGTATCGCGTTCAACATCACGTTGTTTATTGCTTCTATGGCATGTATTGTTGCCGGTGCATCTCCTAACTGGGGGGCCTTGGGCTTTTTTATATCGCTCATTGGCTTTGGCGCCGGTGGTAATCTCATCCTTGATTCGACTGTCTTTCTCGAATTTCTCCCATCCGACAAGCAGTGGGCTATCACCGCCCTTGCCGGCTGGTGGGGTCTTGGTCAGGCTCTTCCCGGCTTTATCGCCTGGGGGATCTTCGGTAAGTATTCAACACACTGTTGGCCAAAATGCGATGAGCTAGAAGCTGACTTTGTAATCTTTTTGCTAGTTCGTTCAGATTGGAGCTGTACTGCAGCCTCTCATTGCACCTGGGAGAACAACAAGGGTTGGGGACTTATCATGTTCATCTCCGgtgccttcttcttcgtccTGTCTTTGCTCCGGCTCGTGATTATCCGCCTTCAAGAGACGCCCAAATTCCTTGTCAACGCAGGTCGTGACGAAGAGCTCGTTGAGAACCTTCAAGGCCTTGCAGCCAAGTACGGTCGTTCTTGCTCATTGACTATTGAGCAGCTTAAGGCTTGCGGGGAGAGCCGATCTTCGATCAGGAAGAGGACACCGCGGGGTATCATGGCGGAGCTAACCCACCATGTGGCTGGACTATTCGCAACAAGGAAGCTCGCATTATCCACTTCCCTGGTGTGGCTCTCCTGGACTATGATAGGTCTTGCCTACCCCCTGTTCTACGTATTTCTCCCGTGAGTGTACAGAACTCTATTCTTACACTCCTTACACTTCTGCTAACTTCTTTGCCGCAGAACTATCATCGCTCACCGCATTCCACACGAAACAACCTCGGTGTATCTTACCTGGCGAGATTTTGTACTAACAAACGTGTCCGGAGTTGCTGGTCCTGCAATTGCAGGTATTCTTGTGAACTTCAGGTACCTCGGACGGAAGTACACGATGTCCATCGGTGCTATAATAACTATGGCGTTCTTCTTTGCATACACGGCTGTCCATACTGCTGTACAAAAGTTGGCGTTTAGTTGCGCTATATGTAAGTCTTGTCATTCGAAAACTCTACTCAACTGCTTTCTGACCCATTTAGCGTGCTCCATTAATGTTTATTACGGAACTCTATATGCCTACACCGTTGAGGTTTTCCCCTCTGGTAGCCGCGCAACTGGTAATGGTATTGCAGTAGCACTCAATCGCCTCATGGGCATGTTGTCAGCTGTAGTAGGAGCTACTGCAAGTACAGGAAGTAGCGCACCATTATATGTTTGTGCTGCATTGTTTCTCTGCAGTGCGCTCTTGTCTGTAGCTCTGCCTTTTGAGCCTTATGGGAGGCGGAGTTCCTGAATCCGTTCTGCTAGTCAAATTGATCTGGATTCAGTAAAAACCGGAGTATTCGCACTTTGAGTGCTTAATGAATATAGTATGGGTATTTGGTATTTCTATGTAATCCTTTTGCTGTAGTAAACTTGTGGTCCATTACTCAAGTCAGATCCAGAATCACGGTTAAaattaagactatatactGTTAACAAGCCCATCCCCACTTTGTGAGCCACAGAATTGCAGTCATATCTTCAAGGAGATCGCATTGACGTCCTCAGACCTAAGATTCCGCAACAAGAACTTTCACGCTAGACTATTGAAAGAAAAAATCATGCAGGTCGTCGGTAGGTTTGGGAAGTAGAGGGCTTTTCTCCGGGTAAGCAGACCTAGCAAAGGCCTGTAAAGCTTGGTTACAGATTGAGTTTACAAGCAGATATTTTTCTGAGCTACTCCACAACAAGATCAAATTAGGTTTCATATAGCTCTTCGTGATTTCAAAAAGGCTTCAAGGACTCGCTTGACTCCGTGAAATTTCACTTCTGATGGCAAGACGAACATGCTAGATCTCTTGGTATGCGCCGATGGTAGTTGAACGAGCACCCGCAAGATGCTTCCCGTCAATTACACCACAAACTCTGTCTATCGCCTCGGATTCTACATTGTGTACCTCATAATCCCCCGTATATTCATGAAAACGGAACAATTCATCGCGATGACTTAGTTTGTGCCTGGGGAAAAATGACTTGTCTTCACCCGACAGCGCAGCCTGCATGTCATGCGAGCATACCTTTGCAGCAGATCTGATGAAGAAGTCAGGAGAATCTCATGAGTGGAGCGGAACAAGAACAGAAATATGCCATATTACGGAACTTCCATGCTGCGGGCGGGCAGAGTGAACGACTCTTGAAATCGCTCAAGAATTACGAAAATTTTTGCGTCGAGCGCCTAGGCTTATTCAGACTACCTTATTATGCTAAGCTGCGTGGCACTTGGCAGTACTGCTGTGTATGCCCATCAGCAAATATGAGAACGGGAACAACCTCTAGCGTTCTTGGCGTAGATGGTTTGGCCGGTATTATAGGGAAGCGCTGTGGACACTTCAACGCAGGTAGGCCGAGGAAAGATAATCCGACATTCTCAACATATTTGCTGCTTTGAAAGCCTACGAAGACAAGTGCCAGCCGTTCATAGACCAAATCAAGAAGGCCAGTGAACGACTACACTACTGAGAATAGCTGCCATCGACGGTTTATAGTGATATATCACGAACGTCTCACCTGCCACTGTATTATTCTTTCGGTCAGACGTTGTTGGCAACAACGTTTACTCCTAGCGCAGAACCCCTATGTATATTCATAAAAGCTATGCCAAGGGAAGGACCATCAAGCCCTATATAGAGCCTGTGCGCTCTAAGGCGTGCTGGGGATCGAGTTTGTCTCTTCTTAGACTTGGGTATCACGAGATGGCGTTGTTAGACGGCTGGAGACTTGGAATGAGAGTAAGACAAGATCTGGGTTACATGGGCAGAGACCTAAGGCTCACCACCCAGCTTAGATTACTCGCTCAGACCTTCTTCTCTTGCCTTAATTTATGATACCACGAAGCGCTGCTTCCTGATGAGTGCTGCGTCATTCGGGGCAGAGAGAGCACGGATATCAGATCGATCCTTTGTCTCGACAACAGAGAAAGGAGCAAGATTCAGGGGCTGAAGCACGTGTGAGACGTGAGGCCTGAGGTAGAGCATCCAACCTTTATTCTCCTTGCAGGCCATCATAAAGTCAACAGGGATATCAGAGCCGTGGCCGTCCAGAATGAGGTGTCTCCACGTGCTTTGGCGTGGAGTAGTGTTGGGTAGGAATATACGCTGTAACCACTCATATCTAATCTGATTTGACGTCCATCCATTTTCTGAAGTTGTATATAGCCAATCAAGTACTCCTTGTGCTAGAAACCATGTGGTTTTTAGATGCTTGCCCTTGAAAATAACGAGGCACTGAGGCCTGACACCTGTGGCGGGCATCGCTTTAACTATCGATACCTACTAACGGTCCTCTGGCGATTTCATATAATCCTTCTTCCTAGATGAGCTAGCTAGGACTCTGGTGTATGTACATACCATAAGGACGACCCTAGCCTTATCTGTATTTAACATATTATCAGAGCTAAGATAACTAGATTAAAGTATTAATGTTTTAAGGATTTAATTAGTTTCCTTATCTAATTGTTTAAGTAAACAATTAAGCCTATATACGTTGCTATCTAATCCCTAGTCTAGAATTGTAATTAGTCTGTTTACCTAGTCTAATCCTAGTTATGTAATGACATAGGATAATAGAAGGCTCTAAAATCCGTGTGTATCCGCTACGAGGTGTATagaagcactagaataggtaACATACGGAttcttctattcctataggtcttatataaaGGCTACTTAAGAATTTACTATCTAAGACTAATTCTTCTTCTACATTTATACCtttaagtatagagaaagtTAAAATGTACTAACTAGGGTGTAGAATAGAAATATAATAGAAAGGTACTAAATTAGATATAAGTTAGGGTATAAACCCTCTAAGGGGCTAGAGCTTTATACTACCCCTCTTCTATATAGTGGATTATtctagataagtgtaaaATATGTGTTACGCTACCTATTTAGCGTTGTTTTAGTACACTGTCAACTTACTGTATATTATACTCCTCTTTTTAAATATTTTTTCATCTAAAGTTAAGACAACTTGGTTTTATTTGTTTATGTAATTACCTAGGTCCAAGATAACTGTTAGGCCTTCGTCATGTGACAGCGTTCACCTCTAACCTGTAATGATAATAAGTATTGTTCTAGCCTACCTGCTTACTATCTAAGTAggcattgttaccttttagATGCTTAGTACGGTAAACAGAGCCGTGTCGGCGTGTCCTAACAGTAAAAACAAGCTGTATCCTTTGTCTTCTAATAACAACCTAgtttataattattaatatttatCTAGACACGTTATAAGATTTTAAACAGTTAATCTCTATATCTTTCCTAATATAAGAGACACTATATCTTACTGTAAACACACctaccttaataataaaATTTTAACAACGTTCTTAGGttattatttagtaataacAAGAATACTATTTTGGCCTAGAGTTCTTATAATAGCCTGTAGGGTCATCTGTCTTTGTTAAATTAATattagaactaaccctaggCGACTGTTATAATTGTAGTAAGGTACGTTACTTTGTAAAAGATTGCACTAGTCCTTATGTTTAAGAGATCTATATGGATACTAAAGAATATGTTAACGCTAAAGAAGATTTTAAAAAGAACCTAATACCTAACGgaaaaagccctgcctagGAGGATAACCTTACGGTTCttacctagacctaaaataatataaccTATCTAACCTCTCCTTATCCTATTAATTTAGTGGACACTACCTTCCTACTTCTTCTATTCTATTGAACTAAGGGCTAGGTGTACAacttaacttcttagttaACACTAGTGCCTAAGGATTTTTATTTTTAAATTCTAAAATTGCTTCCATTGTGTCTGTAGCACTTAGGACTCCTATCTAAAAGCTACCCTTTAAGATTACTATTTAAGAATTCTAAGACTGGAATACAactctagtaaactaatacATGTAGTTACACCTAATTCTTAATAGGCATAAGTTCTGCAACTACCCTTTAATTATAACTAATCTAGaatcttattattatattatcAACATTAAATATTAAAAACAATAAGCTCTAGCTTAATAGAGAAAGCTCTTAGCTTAtataaatagtaaagtaTTCCAAAAtatataaccctacccctttattattaataacccTTAATTAACCTACGCCTTTGTTATagactggccttagggtgggatgcaataagggtagatatggtattgtatctcttaaggaggtaacatgttGCGTGTTCTTCTAAcatgtctgtagggcacgtaagTATCCcatctcgcttaaggcttagacaaggtctaagcctataacatacacCCTTTCCCTGTCTCCTACAAGCACTTTAATGTTTAACTAAGTCCTTTGCTGTCCTGTGTAGGGCAGGGGGTTGTTAAtagcaggtaaaccctagggCTAGGCGTAGGTAGGTAAGGGTGTAGTTGTTCAGCGTGTTAGTTGCTGCTCTAGTCTATAGTTTACCTAGTGTAGCCCCTACACGCACCTAGGTTATTTTTGTTTTTCTTAGCGCACCTtcctaagttagacactgtactactctacgtccttacctaacctacctatgTCTTATCTGTCTATTTGTCTGTACCTGCCTGTTTAACTCCTACGCTATGTCTGTTATCGCATCTAGTTCTAGTTATCAGGCCACTAGCTATAGGGCTAGTGGTCTTTCTAGCAGAGGTAGCTATAGCCTACCACGTTCCCTTCTATCCGCCTACCACGTCCCCCTAGTGTTTTATTTTTTTTAGTTGTCCTAGTTTGGTTGCGGAGTCTAACTGTGTCTATAAAGAGTCTACTACTGCCGCATTAGtgactataaggttaagggcAATTCAGAAAACAAGGATTTAGTCCCTGTCTCTGCCTGCGCTGTTCTATGCTGCCTGTACcgcctacttactatccttactagctagcctagtaagtGTCTTATGCCTGTTATAGGCCTGCCGCTGGCTAACTCTGTCTGCAGCTAACTGTCTCCCTAGCGCTAGTGTCAaggccacggctctgcccaccgtgccaagcatccaaaaggtaacaatgctcacttaGATAGTGAGACTgtggccagaacagtacttattgccCTTAGGTCAGACTccagaggtggacgcatccacatgcctgaggctTGCCATCACAGGTTAGAGGGGGACGCGccacatgcctgaggctaAGAGTCTAAGGCTGAGAGCCTAACATCTTGTGCCTATATCAAGTACGTAACTAATCTATCTAAAAGGaggctattaactaagttgaGCTTCTACTTACTACGCTCTAGCGCTGTCTAGAGTACCTATTATTGTCTTGCTTGTCCTGCTGTCTCTGCTCTGCCTTCCCTAACAAGCGTTGCCCCTTTCTCTGCTAGATCTGCTTGCCTccctgctactgctgcttaCCTTCCCCCCTTAAGCTATGCACCCCCTAGCGCGGCACTGCAGCACTTACCCCTTGTTCTGCAgcctagttataataggccTGTAGcgt
The window above is part of the Ascochyta rabiei chromosome 1, complete sequence genome. Proteins encoded here:
- a CDS encoding Sugar (and other) transporter, which encodes MTDYPEEPLKRPTSNIVGTVETAAEGNIDLLVGEDDNPALAAKIHLINDAIDEIGWTGFHWKLFFLNGFGYAVDSMVLILQGIIANQAYLEIGDGGYQTGLTFALYAGLLVGALFWGFGADIIGRRIAFNITLFIASMACIVAGASPNWGALGFFISLIGFGAGGNLILDSTVFLEFLPSDKQWAITALAGWWGLGQALPGFIAWGIFVRSDWSCTAASHCTWENNKGWGLIMFISGAFFFVLSLLRLVIIRLQETPKFLVNAGRDEELVENLQGLAAKYGRSCSLTIEQLKACGESRSSIRKRTPRGIMAELTHHVAGLFATRKLALSTSLVWLSWTMIGLAYPLFYVFLP